Genomic DNA from Marnyiella aurantia:
TCAACAACGAAACAGGAATGCTGAAATCGGTGGTATTGGGCATGCCGCATTCTATGGGTAACGCACATACTCTGGAGGAAAGTTATGATGCCAAATCCTACCACAGCATTTACAATAATATCTATCCCGGGGAGGAGGCTATAGTTCATGAAATGACGGAATTTGAAAAAATTCTGAAAAAATATGATGTAGAAGTTTTCCGTCCTCACATTATTGAAGATTATAACCAGGTTTTTGCACGTGATGTTGCATTTGTAATAGAGGATAAAATGATTATTTCCAACATCATACCCGAAAGGTACAATGAACAGGATGCTTACCGTAAGATTTTTGCACGTGTAGGCTGGAAAAAGATTATCAATCTTCCGGATACCGCACATATTGAGGGTGGCGATGTGATCGTTTGGAATGACTTCCTTTTTGTGGGAACCTGTTTTTCGCAGGATTACCGGAACTTCAAAACCGCCAGGACCAATGAATATGCTATTGAGGTGCTGAAGGATTATTTTCCGAAGAAACGAGTAATTGACCTGGAGCTCATAAAAAATGATACTGATCCTTTTACCGGCGTTCTGCACCTGGACTGTACGTTTAATCCGGTTGGAACGGACAAATGTATTATTTATAAGGAAGGTTTTGTTGATGAAAGTGATTACAGGTTATTGCTTGATATTTTTGGTGAAGAAAACTGCTTCCACGTAACCAAACAGGAAATGTTTGAGATGAACCCAAATATATTTTCTATATCACCGGAAATCGCAGTTTCAGATTCTTCCTTTACCAGGCTTAACAATCATCTCCGTAACGAGTGGGGTATGACTGTGGAAGAAGTACCTTACCGTGAAATTTCTAAAATGGGTGGTTTGCTCCGTTGCTCTACTCTGCCGCTGGTGCGGGAATAAAAGTGCTGGGCTAAACTTAGTAATCCGGCCTGACTACCATTTGCATCCTGCGGATTTCTTCTTCATTGGCGAAACTTTCATATTGGGGGATTGCCGAAGAGTGAAAATGCCGTCCTTCCGTAATTTTTTTCAGTTCTGAAATATTACCTGCACGGACACCTCCACCCACCAGTATATCAATACGGTGCGCATAAGAAGCAATCATATCCTTTAGCTGTTCCCTGCCTTCCCATGCCGTTTCTTTGCCGCCTGAGGTAAGCACGGCCCGAAATCCTAACTTTATTAAATTCTGCACACCGGTTTCCAGGTTTGGTGTGCGGTCTATAGCCCGGTGAAAAGTGCATGGCACTGCACCCGCAAGTTCTACGAGTTCACTGTTTCTTTGCAAATCAACTGAATTACCGTTTCCCAGAATTCCAAATACGAATCCATTTGCTCCTGCACTTTTAAATTCAAGCAGGTTCCTGCGCATTTCGCGAAATTCCGTTTCAGAATACATAAAG
This window encodes:
- a CDS encoding dimethylarginine dimethylaminohydrolase family protein translates to MKLNINNETGMLKSVVLGMPHSMGNAHTLEESYDAKSYHSIYNNIYPGEEAIVHEMTEFEKILKKYDVEVFRPHIIEDYNQVFARDVAFVIEDKMIISNIIPERYNEQDAYRKIFARVGWKKIINLPDTAHIEGGDVIVWNDFLFVGTCFSQDYRNFKTARTNEYAIEVLKDYFPKKRVIDLELIKNDTDPFTGVLHLDCTFNPVGTDKCIIYKEGFVDESDYRLLLDIFGEENCFHVTKQEMFEMNPNIFSISPEIAVSDSSFTRLNNHLRNEWGMTVEEVPYREISKMGGLLRCSTLPLVRE
- a CDS encoding copper homeostasis protein CutC, which produces MLEIACFEITSAETALLSVADRIEFCSEQHLGGLTPDIEEFRYLKSIYSKPIYVMIRPVGGGFMYSETEFREMRRNLLEFKSAGANGFVFGILGNGNSVDLQRNSELVELAGAVPCTFHRAIDRTPNLETGVQNLIKLGFRAVLTSGGKETAWEGREQLKDMIASYAHRIDILVGGGVRAGNISELKKITEGRHFHSSAIPQYESFANEEEIRRMQMVVRPDY